The bacterium genome window below encodes:
- a CDS encoding (2Fe-2S)-binding protein: MEISLSINGVVRKFDVEPRTLLVHLLRDHAGLTGTHIACETSVCGACTILLNGAAVKSCTLLAVQADGGEVTTIEGLAENGNFHPLQEQFWDKHGLQCGYCTPGMILTVHDLLAQNPNPSEEEIRRGIEGNLCRCTGYQHIVDAILAAAEQMRASK; encoded by the coding sequence GTGGAAATCTCCCTCAGCATCAACGGCGTCGTGCGGAAATTCGACGTTGAGCCGAGGACCCTCCTTGTCCATCTGCTCCGCGACCATGCGGGCCTGACCGGAACCCACATCGCGTGTGAAACCTCCGTCTGCGGCGCCTGCACGATCCTCCTCAACGGGGCGGCCGTGAAGAGTTGCACCCTGCTCGCCGTCCAGGCCGACGGCGGCGAGGTGACCACCATCGAGGGCCTCGCCGAAAACGGCAACTTCCATCCCCTTCAAGAGCAGTTCTGGGACAAGCACGGCCTTCAGTGCGGCTACTGCACCCCGGGGATGATTCTGACGGTCCACGACCTGCTGGCGCAGAATCCCAACCCCTCCGAGGAGGAAATCCGGCGCGGCATCGAGGGAAACCTCTGCCGGTGCACCGGCTATCAGCACATCGTGGACGCGATTCTAGCGGCCGCCGAGCAGATGCGGGCCAGCAAATAG
- a CDS encoding xanthine dehydrogenase family protein molybdopterin-binding subunit has translation MAQVPKFIGASIRRRDDPRLIQGLAHYVDDIHLPGMRYMAFVRSPYGNATIKKVDTAAAREAPGVIAVYTAEDIGDKVGPVPVAGLVPDARVPKQPVLAKGKARFAGEPIAAVIAESRYLARDAADLIEVEYDIHEAVVDLEKALAPGAPKVHEEFEDNTAFTWALAGGDIEAGLKEADIVIKEKIANARVVPLALEPRGVLAHYLPGEDKMTIWTSTQVPHKVRTLVGIQIGMAENRIRVIAPEVGGGFGSKLNVYREEALAAHISRELGIPINWIETRSENFIATIHGRGQLGEVELGLKKDGTIVAIRYNVLADCGAYYQLLTVAIFTLTGLMLPGPYKIPHIEMKVTGVFTNKIATDAYRGAGRPEATYILERMVDIAAGELGMDPAEIRRKNFPAKSEFPFATAAGLSYDSGDYAAALDKALANADYPRIRKQQEEARKEGRYLGIGLSTYVEICGMGPSAALGGQGWESAKVRVEPTGKVTVFSGASPHGQGQETSFAQIVADGFGVQVEDVRVIHGDTDVVPYGVGTFGSRGTVVGGSAVFLARDKVKAKMAKFAALKFEADENDIAFEGGKVFVQSAPEKSAAFAEISQMAYDAIVLPPDTEPGLEETHFFEPPNFTFPFGAHVVLVEVDPETGEVKILRYVAVDDVGNMINPLLVRGQIHGGIAQGIGQALEEEMLYGEGGQPLNGSFMHYALPKAHRLPRFELDHTVTPTDVNPLGAKGVGEAGTIGSTPAGVNAVLDALRPFGVRHLDMPLRPEKIWQAVAGKGA, from the coding sequence ATGGCGCAAGTTCCCAAATTCATTGGTGCCTCCATCCGGCGCAGGGACGACCCCCGGCTCATCCAGGGGCTCGCCCACTATGTGGATGACATCCACCTGCCGGGGATGCGCTACATGGCCTTCGTCCGGAGCCCCTACGGGAACGCCACGATCAAGAAAGTCGACACCGCCGCCGCACGCGAGGCGCCTGGCGTCATCGCGGTCTACACCGCCGAGGACATCGGGGACAAAGTCGGGCCCGTTCCGGTGGCCGGTCTCGTGCCGGACGCCCGCGTGCCGAAACAGCCGGTCCTCGCCAAAGGGAAGGCCCGCTTCGCGGGCGAGCCCATCGCCGCCGTCATCGCGGAGTCCCGCTACCTGGCCCGCGACGCGGCCGATCTGATCGAGGTCGAATACGACATTCACGAGGCGGTGGTCGATCTGGAAAAAGCCCTCGCCCCCGGTGCCCCCAAGGTGCACGAGGAGTTCGAGGACAACACCGCCTTCACCTGGGCGCTCGCGGGCGGCGACATCGAAGCCGGGCTGAAAGAAGCGGATATCGTCATCAAGGAGAAGATCGCCAACGCGCGCGTTGTCCCCCTCGCCCTCGAGCCGCGCGGCGTTCTGGCCCACTACCTCCCGGGCGAGGACAAGATGACCATCTGGACCTCGACCCAGGTCCCCCACAAGGTCCGCACCCTGGTCGGCATCCAGATCGGGATGGCCGAAAACCGCATCCGCGTGATCGCGCCCGAGGTGGGCGGCGGCTTCGGGAGCAAGCTGAACGTCTACCGCGAGGAGGCGCTCGCCGCCCACATCAGCCGCGAGCTGGGGATTCCGATCAACTGGATCGAAACACGGTCCGAGAACTTCATCGCCACCATTCACGGCCGCGGGCAGCTGGGCGAGGTCGAACTGGGGCTGAAGAAGGACGGGACCATCGTCGCCATCCGCTACAACGTCCTGGCTGATTGCGGCGCTTACTACCAGCTTTTGACGGTGGCAATCTTCACGCTGACCGGGCTCATGCTCCCTGGCCCCTACAAGATCCCCCACATCGAGATGAAGGTGACCGGGGTCTTCACCAACAAGATCGCGACCGACGCCTACCGGGGGGCGGGAAGGCCCGAGGCCACCTACATTCTCGAACGGATGGTGGACATCGCCGCGGGCGAACTCGGAATGGACCCGGCCGAGATCCGGCGGAAGAACTTCCCGGCGAAATCGGAGTTTCCCTTCGCCACGGCAGCCGGCCTCTCCTACGACAGCGGGGACTACGCCGCCGCCCTCGACAAGGCACTGGCCAACGCCGACTACCCCCGGATACGGAAGCAGCAGGAAGAAGCCCGCAAGGAGGGCCGCTACCTCGGCATCGGCCTTTCGACCTACGTCGAAATCTGCGGGATGGGCCCCTCCGCCGCGCTCGGCGGGCAGGGCTGGGAGAGCGCCAAGGTGCGCGTCGAGCCGACGGGCAAGGTGACGGTCTTCTCGGGCGCCTCCCCCCACGGCCAGGGCCAGGAGACCTCCTTCGCCCAGATCGTGGCCGACGGGTTCGGCGTCCAGGTCGAAGATGTCCGCGTCATCCACGGGGACACCGACGTGGTGCCCTACGGTGTGGGCACCTTCGGCAGCCGGGGCACCGTGGTGGGCGGCTCGGCCGTCTTTCTCGCCCGCGACAAGGTGAAGGCCAAGATGGCAAAATTCGCCGCCCTGAAGTTCGAGGCGGACGAAAACGACATCGCCTTCGAGGGGGGAAAGGTGTTCGTCCAGAGCGCCCCCGAGAAATCCGCTGCCTTCGCCGAGATATCCCAGATGGCCTACGACGCCATCGTTCTTCCGCCCGACACGGAACCGGGACTCGAGGAGACGCACTTCTTCGAGCCGCCGAACTTCACCTTCCCCTTCGGGGCCCATGTGGTGCTGGTCGAGGTGGACCCCGAGACGGGCGAGGTGAAGATTCTCCGCTACGTCGCGGTGGACGATGTCGGCAACATGATCAACCCGCTGCTCGTTCGCGGCCAGATACACGGCGGCATCGCCCAGGGTATCGGACAGGCGCTCGAGGAGGAGATGCTCTACGGCGAGGGCGGCCAGCCCCTGAACGGCTCCTTCATGCACTACGCCCTCCCGAAAGCCCACCGCCTGCCCCGGTTCGAGCTGGACCACACCGTCACGCCGACCGACGTGAATCCGCTCGGCGCGAAGGGCGTCGGCGAAGCCGGCACGATCGGCTCGACCCCGGCGGGGGTGAACGCGGTGCTCGATGCGCTCCGACCCTTCGGGGTGCGGCACCTCGACATGCCGCTGCGGCCCGAAAAGATATGGCAAGCCGTCGCCGGAAAGGGGGCCTGA